DNA from Corynebacterium stationis:
GAGAAAAATTTGGTTATGGCTTGCCAGTTTACCTAAAAGCAAGCATCAAAAGAAAAGAGCCTGACCCCACCAGGGAGCCAGACTCTTTAGTCGCGCATTTTAAAGCGCTTGCACTTATGCAGTTGCTTCTGCAACCTGCTCAGTGGCTGGAACGATGTTCACGGTGCGACGGTTGCGCTTGATAGCGAACTCAACTGCACCTGCTTCGAGAGCGAACAAAGTGTCGTCGCCGCCGCGTCCAACGTTCTCACCTGGGTGGAACTTGGTGCCGCGCTGGCGAACGATGATCTCGCCGGCCTTAACCTGCTGACCACCGAAACGCTTGACGCCGAGGCGCTTTGCCTCAGAATCGCGACCATTGGAAGTGCTGGATGCACCCTTCTTCGATGCCATGTGGTTTCCCTCCTTCTAAAGGTATTCGGTGGCTATTTACTTAATGCCGGTAATCTTGACTACGGTAAGCGGCTGGCGGTGGCCCATGCGCTTCTTGTAGCCAGTCTTGTTCTTGTACTTCATGATGTCAATCTTTGGGCCACGTGCGTGCTCAACGATTTCCGCAGCAACTTCAACCTTGGACAGGTCATCAGCCTTGGACTTAACATCTGCGCCATCTACGAGCAGAACCGGGGTAAGAGCTACGGACGAACCCGGCTCACCCTCGATCTTCTCGATCTTGACGAGGTCACCTTCGGCAACCTTGTACTGCTTTCCGCCGGTCTTGACGATCGCGTACATAGAGGGTTACCCCTTATCTAAACTCGGCTCAAGAACTTGCCTCGACTTTTGTCGAAGCCACATCCTTGAATGGACAATTACTTCAAACAGTGCTTAGGCGGCGCACTATCCCTACGGGACAGCAGATTCTTCGCCTAAACAGCAACTGTCAAAGAGTACCCCGAGAGAGGCCTAAAATACAAACCGTGCGATCGACACGGCTTTAAAATCCACTCTGACCGTTGCGCAGCCAATACTCACAATGAGTATGTCTTGCCTAGGTGATAAGAGTACAGCCTGCTTCTACAGATCCGAAAATCGTCGCAGACTTCACTTCTTTCACTTGCCTACTAGACCTCTAGCTGCTTGTGCGGCGCGCAACCCGACGGCGTGTACGACCGCCGGATTTTTGTCCACGAGTCTCTTCTGCCTTCGGTGCTTTGCGGGTTTGCGCCTTTGGTTCCTGCGCCACGCTCTGTTGCGACGCGCTCGGCTGCGTATTCTGCCCTTCACTACCTGCGCGAACGGCTACGCGACGTACTGCACGCTTACGTCCGCGACGCACGGTGGTTACTTCCATGCCGTCATCGGTACGCTTGCGCTGGATCTGAGGCTCAGCGCTTTGCGATGCTCCGTCTTGCCCGCGCGCAGAGGCCTTCGCGGCCGACGCATCTTTTGCGACATTGCGGGACTGCGAAGCCCGACGCACTGCACGGCGACGTCCACGAGTTACGGCTTCTACCTGCGCACGCTTTTTCTCACCGCGCGATGACTCACGCTGCTGCAAGGACTGCTTCTCAGCAGCCTCCGACGCGCCTACCTCAGTTGGCTGCAACGCGGAAGCTGGCTTGCGGTTGCTAGCGCGCACGCGACGTCGTTTGGAGTCTTTCTTAATCTCCATTCCACTCGCAGGCTGCTCATCATCCCGTGCACTATCCTGTGGCTTCTCTGCTACCTGGGGCGCCTGGAAATCTTCGGGACGTGGTGGGTAGTCGCTGCGTGAGTTGCCACGTGTCTTACGCTTACGGCGAGGTGATTCCTCAAATTCCTTCAAGGCCTCAGCATAGGTTTTCTGTCCAGCCTTTTCGGCGACGTAGGAAGAAAACTCTCCGACATCGTCAAGCGCTTCTGCCCTCTCGGATGCTGCATAAGCAATGGACTCGATATCAGTTACCGAACCACCACGGTTATCTGACTTTTCCGACTTGTCCTTGGCCGCCGAGGAATCAACAACAATGCCGGCAATCAGTTCATCCAAGTTGGAGTCATCGCCACGACTAGCCGCACCCTTGGTTGTTCCACGCGATGCCGGGCCGCGTTGCGATGCACCACGCCGACTTGCTCCACGACGGCTTTGCTTACGGCTCGTGTGGCCACCGCGCTGACCGTGATCTGCGCGCTCCTGCTTGGAGTCATCGGATGCGTCCTCAGACTGATCCTGCTCGCCTGCTAACTCGTACTTATCGCGATGCTTCTTGTGGCCACGGCGTGATTCGCCATGATGATCGT
Protein-coding regions in this window:
- the rpmA gene encoding 50S ribosomal protein L27; translated protein: MASKKGASSTSNGRDSEAKRLGVKRFGGQQVKAGEIIVRQRGTKFHPGENVGRGGDDTLFALEAGAVEFAIKRNRRTVNIVPATEQVAEATA
- the rplU gene encoding 50S ribosomal protein L21 — its product is MYAIVKTGGKQYKVAEGDLVKIEKIEGEPGSSVALTPVLLVDGADVKSKADDLSKVEVAAEIVEHARGPKIDIMKYKNKTGYKKRMGHRQPLTVVKITGIK